A portion of the Thermothelomyces thermophilus ATCC 42464 chromosome 5, complete sequence genome contains these proteins:
- a CDS encoding aldose epimerase-like protein (Aldose epimerase-like protein): MAAEASVIGRERHVPPPGEDGRYTISAEGIKAQFIPYGATLTNLFVKDKNGEDIDVVLGYDDVNYYPEDPGHPVYNAIPGRYANRIGNGKYTLDGKTYFTEKNDGNNTLHSGTNNWSYRVWDVTDLKEDSITFSILDKANSSQGFPGDVKASVTYSVKGSTWNIKMKAEALNHKTPLLLTQHTYFNLDAYHNPDTAKIWDHGLYLPYSKRYLEGDQGALPTGKILTAEPGSINDFASSADLTVGHARDQPGFEGNCGADGACEGYNGYFLIEDKPSADAVVLRLSSAFSGVTADLRTDQPGVVLYSCNWMDGSADLKSTQGIKGVNEKVIRSSCIAIEAQDYPDGINHPEWGRTEAQIWGPGETYTWESSWTFGLLEA, translated from the exons ATGGCGGCCGAAGCGTCCGTGATCGGCAGAGAACGTCACGTCCCGCCGCCTGGCGAGGATGGGCGCTACACCATATCTGCGGAGGGTATCAAGGCGCAG TTCATCCCGTACGGCGCCACCCTGACCAACTTGTTCGTCAAGGACAAGAACGGCGAGGACATTGACGTGGTGCTCGGCTACGACGATGTCAACTATTACC CCGAGGACCCCGGCCATCCGGTGTACAACGCCATTCCCGGCCGGTACGCCAACCGGATCGGCAACGGGAAGTACACTCTCGACGGGAAGACGTACTTCACCGAGAAGAACGACGGCAACAACACGCTGCACAGCGGCACCAACAACTGGTCGTACCGCGTGTGGGACGTGACCGATCTCAAGGAGGACTCCATCACCTTCTCGATCCTGGACAAGGCCAATTCGTCCCAGGGCTTCCCGGGCGACGTTAAAGCGTCCGTCACGTACTCGGTCAAGGGTTCGACCTGGAACATCAAGATGAAGGCCGAGGCTCTGAACCACAAGACCC ccCTCCTGCTCACTCAGCACACCTACTTCAACCTGGACGCCTACCACAACCCAGACACGGCCAAGATCTGGGACCACGGGCTGTACCTGCCGTACTCGAAGCGGTACCTCGAGGGCGACCAGGGGGCGCTGCCGACGGGCAAGATCCTGACTGCGGAGCCCGGGTCGATCAACGACTTCGCGTCGTCGGCGGACCTGACGGTCGGGCACGCGCGGGACCAGCCCGGGTTCGAGGGCAACTGCGGGGCCGACGGCGCCTGCGAGGGCTACAACGGCTACTTCCTGATCGAGGACAAGCCGtccgccgacgccgtcgtCCTCCGCCTGTCGAGCGCCTTCTCGGGCGTCACCGCCGACCTGCGCACCGACCAGCCCGGCGTCGTCCTCTACTCGTGCAACTGGATGGACGGCTCCGCCGACCTCAAGAGCACCCAGGGCATCAAGGGCGTCAACGAGAAGGTCATCAGGAGCAGCTGCATCGCCATCGAAGCCCAGGACTACCCGGATGGCATCAACCA TCCTGAATGGGGACGTACCGAAGCGCAGATCTGGGGCCCGGGTGAGACGTACACGTGGGAGAGCTCGTGGACCTTTGGGTTGCTCGAAGCCTGA
- a CDS encoding C-5 sterol desaturase-like protein (orthologue of Aspergillus fumigatus Erg3C), with protein sequence MDAALEFLDPLVFDQMYAYLVPARTSSVNNGSAHGALDYSGFASGLSDASASHGSAWARDNIVRQCISILIITQIGATALYWIFSALSYYLVFDRRLEYHPRFLKNQIRQEIISSMSAVPFINILTLPWFLGEVRGYSLLYDKVSDYGWSWMFISTVLFMIWNDFTIYWIHRLEHHPRVYKYIHKPHHKWIIPTPWAALAFHPLDGYVQSLPYHVFVFICPVQKYLYMVLFGLVQIWTILIHDGDMISGHWLEKYINSPAHHTLHHMYFTVNYGQYFTWADSYFNSHRPPQPELDPLHEALRVMREKGLVDEKGEPIPKNGKGAKGAKGAKDE encoded by the exons ATGGACGCCGCCCTCGAGTTTCTCGACCCGCTGGTCTTTGACCAGATGTATGCCTACCTTGTCCCCGCCAGGACGTCCTCCGTCAACAACGGGTCGGCGCACGGCGCGCTGGACTACAGCGGCTTCGCCTCCGGCTTGTCCGATGCATCCGCCAGCCACGGCTCCGCATGGGCGCGCGACAACATCGTGCGCCAGTGCATCTCCATTCTCATCATCACCCAGATTGGCGCCACCGCGCTCTACTGGATCTTCAGCGCGCTGTCGTACTACTTGGTCTTCGACAGGAGGCTGGAGTACCATCCGCGCTTTCTCAAAAACCAGATTCGCCAAGAGATCATCTCGTCCATGAGCGCCGTGCCATTTATCAACATCCTCACGCTGCCCTGGTTCCTCGGCGAGGTGCGCGGCTACAGTCTCCTGTATGACAAGGTCAGCGACTATGGCTGGTCGTGGATGTTCATCTCGACGGTGCTGTTCATGATCTGGAACGATTTCACGATATACTGGATTCACCGCCTCGAGCATCACCCCCGGGTCTACAAGTACATCCACAAGCCGCATCACAAGTGGATCA TCCCGACGCCCTGGGCCGCCCTTGCCTTCCACCCACTGGACGGCTACGTCCAGTCGCTGCCCTACCA tgtcTTTGTTTTTATCTGCCCCGTCCAGAAGTACCTCTACATGGTTCTCTTCGGGCTGGTGCAGATCTGGACCATTCTGATCCACGACGGCGACATGATCTCGGGCCACTGGCTCGAGAAGTACATCAACAGCCCTGCCCACCACACGCTGCATCACATGTACTTCACCGTCAACTACGGCCAGTACTTCACCTGGGCCGACAGCTACTTCAACTCGCACCGCCCGCCTCAGCCTGAGCTCGACCCACTGCACGAGGCCCTGCGCGTCATGCGCGAGAAGGGGCTCGTCGACGAGAAGGGTGAGCCGATCCCAAAGAATGGCAAGGGGGCCAAGGGGGCCAAAGGCGCCAAGGATGAGTAA